A region of Thermococcus barossii DNA encodes the following proteins:
- a CDS encoding putative RNA uridine N3 methyltransferase, giving the protein MAWHVFIPDSLLEETDDPKIRTYKVGQIARSCAIFGVEHIWIYRAGGRDGRFIKTILEYAETPQYLRKRLFPLMPELRYVGVIPPLRTPHHKLKGKPRVGEIREGFAFLKGKRVYADIGLDELALVEGDVEGRATFRIVSVRPLRVVPAKPEEYWGYRVHLTRKSLAKTLKKARLDLTIATSRRGRDVREVKLPPLEGEVGFVFGSPRKGVMELLGEEEYDFDLILNTVPNQRTATVRTEEALLATLAVFNLIRRD; this is encoded by the coding sequence ATGGCCTGGCACGTCTTCATTCCCGATTCGCTCCTCGAGGAAACCGACGACCCAAAAATCAGGACGTACAAGGTTGGACAGATAGCCAGGAGCTGCGCGATATTCGGCGTCGAGCACATCTGGATATACAGGGCGGGCGGCAGGGACGGAAGGTTCATCAAAACGATCTTGGAGTACGCGGAAACGCCCCAGTACCTCAGGAAGAGGCTGTTTCCGCTGATGCCCGAGCTCAGGTACGTCGGCGTTATCCCGCCACTAAGGACACCCCACCACAAGCTCAAGGGCAAGCCTAGGGTTGGGGAAATCCGCGAGGGCTTCGCCTTCCTGAAAGGCAAACGGGTTTACGCGGACATCGGCCTCGACGAGCTCGCCTTGGTGGAGGGGGACGTTGAGGGACGCGCGACCTTCAGAATCGTCTCGGTAAGGCCGCTCAGGGTGGTACCAGCGAAGCCAGAGGAGTACTGGGGATACAGGGTGCATCTCACGAGGAAGTCGCTGGCAAAAACACTTAAAAAGGCCAGGCTGGATCTGACCATCGCGACCTCAAGGAGGGGTCGTGACGTTCGAGAGGTGAAGCTTCCCCCGCTCGAGGGGGAGGTCGGATTCGTCTTCGGCTCACCGAGGAAGGGCGTGATGGAGCTCCTCGGCGAGGAGGAATATGACTTTGATCTAATCCTCAACACCGTTCCAAATCAGCGGACAGCTACCGTCCGCACCGAGGAGGCGCTCCTCGCTACACTCGCGGTGTTTAATCTCATAAGGAGGGATTGA
- a CDS encoding 50S ribosomal protein L3: MGKIHRPRRGSLAYSPRKRAKSIVPRIRKWPQDSEVRMLGFAGYKAGMTHVLMIDDRPGLTKGKEIFMPVTVVEVPPLFVYGIRAYRQGYLGLETATEVWFHELNDYVRRRIKTLPKEYGEEAFKAKLGQLEDLVNDGEIVDVRLLVHTQPWLIKLKKKPEVMEYAIGGGDVRAKFEYAKEKIGKELRASEVLHEGELLDVIAVTKGKGTQGPVKRWGVKIQFHKAQRAGKGRHIGNLGPWHPTRVMWTVPQAGQMGFHHRTEFNKRLIAIGENGKLKLDEKNEIEITPKGGFPHYGIIRSDFLMIQGTVPGAFKRIIRVRPAIRPPKKKPPVERPQITYVSRESKQ; this comes from the coding sequence ATGGGAAAAATACACAGGCCAAGGAGAGGTTCACTGGCTTACTCCCCCAGAAAGAGGGCCAAGAGCATAGTCCCGAGAATCAGAAAGTGGCCGCAGGACAGTGAGGTCAGGATGCTCGGTTTCGCCGGCTACAAGGCTGGCATGACCCACGTCCTCATGATAGACGACAGGCCAGGGCTCACCAAGGGCAAGGAGATATTCATGCCGGTCACGGTAGTCGAGGTCCCGCCGCTCTTCGTCTACGGCATCAGGGCCTACAGGCAGGGCTACCTCGGGCTTGAAACGGCCACCGAGGTCTGGTTCCACGAGCTCAACGATTACGTTAGGAGGCGCATAAAGACCCTGCCGAAGGAGTACGGTGAAGAGGCCTTCAAGGCCAAGCTCGGCCAGCTTGAGGACCTCGTCAACGATGGCGAGATAGTTGACGTCAGGCTTCTCGTTCACACACAGCCGTGGCTCATCAAGCTCAAGAAGAAGCCCGAGGTCATGGAGTACGCCATCGGCGGCGGCGACGTCAGGGCCAAGTTCGAGTACGCCAAGGAGAAGATCGGCAAGGAGCTCCGCGCGAGCGAGGTTCTCCACGAGGGCGAGCTACTCGACGTCATAGCGGTCACCAAGGGCAAGGGAACCCAGGGCCCGGTCAAGCGCTGGGGTGTCAAGATACAGTTCCACAAGGCCCAGAGGGCCGGTAAGGGCAGGCACATCGGTAACCTCGGTCCGTGGCACCCGACCAGGGTCATGTGGACCGTCCCGCAGGCGGGCCAGATGGGCTTCCACCACAGGACCGAGTTCAACAAGAGGCTCATAGCCATAGGCGAGAACGGCAAGCTCAAGCTCGACGAGAAGAACGAAATAGAGATCACCCCGAAGGGAGGCTTCCCGCACTACGGAATAATAAGGAGCGACTTCCTCATGATACAGGGCACCGTCCCGGGAGCCTTCAAGAGGATCATCAGGGTCAGGCCTGCTATAAGGCCGCCGAAGAAGAAGCCGCCGGTTGAGAGGCCGCAGATAACCTACGTCAGTAGGGAATCCAAGCAGTGA
- the rpl4p gene encoding 50S ribosomal protein L4, with translation MKVKVFNLEGEPVEEIELPKVFATPFRPDLIRRAVIASWTHRIQPQGRDPMAGKRRVTENIGKGHGMARVERIKTSPRFAAFVPFARGGRRTHPPKVEKIIWEDINKKERRLAIMSAIAATANYDLVRARGHIVDNVPQVPIVVTDDLEKVFKTAQTREIFKKLGVWDDIERAKKNTKIRAGKGKMRGRRYKKAKGPLIVVAKNEGIVQGARNHPGVDVVTVENLSAELLAPGTHPGRLTIWTKGAIERLREIYG, from the coding sequence ATGAAGGTTAAGGTTTTCAATCTCGAAGGCGAGCCGGTGGAGGAGATAGAGCTTCCGAAGGTCTTTGCCACTCCTTTCAGACCGGACCTCATCAGACGTGCCGTCATCGCTTCCTGGACCCACAGGATACAGCCCCAGGGCAGGGACCCGATGGCCGGCAAGAGGCGCGTCACTGAGAACATCGGAAAGGGCCATGGAATGGCCAGGGTTGAGAGGATAAAGACCTCCCCGAGGTTTGCCGCCTTCGTTCCCTTCGCGAGGGGTGGAAGGAGAACCCACCCGCCCAAGGTCGAGAAGATCATCTGGGAGGACATCAATAAGAAGGAGCGCAGGCTTGCCATAATGAGCGCGATAGCGGCTACGGCCAACTACGACCTCGTCAGGGCCAGGGGCCACATCGTTGACAACGTCCCGCAGGTTCCGATAGTGGTCACCGACGACCTCGAAAAGGTCTTCAAGACCGCCCAGACCAGGGAGATATTCAAGAAGCTCGGCGTCTGGGACGACATCGAGAGGGCCAAGAAGAACACCAAGATAAGGGCCGGTAAGGGCAAGATGCGCGGAAGGCGCTACAAGAAGGCCAAGGGCCCGCTCATCGTCGTTGCCAAGAACGAGGGCATCGTCCAGGGCGCGAGAAACCACCCCGGCGTTGATGTGGTTACCGTTGAGAACCTTAGTGCCGAGCTTCTCGCCCCGGGAACCCACCCCGGAAGGCTCACTATATGGACGAAGGGAGCCATAGAGAGGCTTAGGGAGATTTACGGGTGA
- a CDS encoding 50S ribosomal protein L23, protein MDPYKVIIKPVVTEKAVAMIENENKLTFIVDRRATKQDIKRAVEEMFEVKVEKVNTLITMRGEKKAYVKLKPEYSASEVAARIGLF, encoded by the coding sequence ATGGATCCGTACAAAGTCATCATCAAGCCGGTCGTCACGGAAAAGGCCGTGGCGATGATAGAGAACGAGAACAAGCTCACCTTCATAGTTGACAGAAGAGCCACCAAGCAGGACATCAAGAGGGCCGTGGAAGAGATGTTCGAGGTCAAGGTCGAGAAGGTCAACACCCTTATAACCATGAGGGGAGAGAAGAAGGCCTACGTGAAGCTCAAGCCTGAGTACAGCGCAAGTGAGGTTGCCGCAAGGATAGGATTGTTCTGA